One Setaria viridis chromosome 5, Setaria_viridis_v4.0, whole genome shotgun sequence genomic region harbors:
- the LOC117858134 gene encoding putative F-box protein At2g02030 isoform X2, with the protein MGHPRPVRGWRRRRYLTSATEEGGESIKRCAGVASGNRALTNTASKRKRKRKRDTPELFDEIVWEILIRLPVKSLRRRRATAKALSTNIRFYQWHLKKETWSTATLVYGRHFPAGEFGTVSQMVHCDGLVLLSTNTKAYVFNPATRDAIALPESKRNALSLHDTCLPIGLGMDASTGRYKVARAFYRPSDDDPMRMAAMGMEVFTIGGEDGSWREILEDPPYLMASFWQAAAHCKGCLFYFIDKKNHQNPPQGLIRFNLQDETFGITPLIPDLLPQVEDDDIALSELDGELCACFFSKWLQRLMIFTTGHILDRSDDAHWRCRYVIDLPECHPMALHGSGGILMRLGHCLFRYDLGAHGIQGKDDFHWMDRLKYVGLRCRGRAWKNLCFFNLISYTESLVPLNAKASSQALQ; encoded by the exons ATGGGTCACCCACGTCCTGTTCGTGGATGGCGCCGTCGGCGCTACCTGACCTCGGCGACAGAGGAAGGTGGAGAGAGCATAAAACGTTGTGCGGGTGTGGCGAGCGGCAACCGGGCCCTGACTAAT ACGGCCAgtaagaggaagaggaagaggaagagggatACACCTGAGCTGTTCGACGAGATCGTCTGGGAGATCTTAATCCGGCTGCCTGTGAAATCCCTG cgaCGGCGTCGTGCAACTGCCAAGGCTctctccaccaacatccgctTCTACCAATGGCATTTAAAAAAGGAGACTTGGAGCACTGCAACGCTTGTCTACGGGAGGCACTTCCCAGCTGGCGAGTTTGGGACGGTGTCCCAAATGGTACACTGCGATGGCTTggtcttgctctccaccaacaccAAGGCCTACGTCTTCAACCCGGCCACAAGGGACGCCATTGCGCTGCCAGAGAGCAAGCGCAACGCGCTGTCGCTGCATGATACGTGCCTTCCTATAGGCTTGGGTATGGATGCTTCCACAGGCAGATACAAGGTTGCACGCGCTTTCTATCGCCCCAGCGACGACGATCCCATGAGGATGGCTGCCATGGGCATGGAGGTCTTCACCATTGGTGGCGAAGACGGCTCCTGGAGGGAAATCTTGGAGGATCCACCCTACCTCATGGCGAGCTTCTGGCAGGCCGCCGCACATTGCAAGGGTTGCCTATTTTATTTCATTGATAAGAAAAACCATCAAAATCCCCCGCAGGGGCTAATCCGTTTCAATCTTCAAGACGAAACGTTCGGTATCACTCCATTGATTCCCGACCTGCTTCCTCAAGTTGAAGATGATGATATTGCTTTGAGCGAGCTTGATGGGGAGCTATGCGCTTGTTTCTTCTCCAAGTGGTTGCAACGACTAATGATCTTTACAACAGGACATATCTTGGATCGTTCGGACGATGCGCATTGGAGATGCCGTTATGTGATCGATTTACCTGAATGCCATCCAATGGCCTTACATGGCAGTGGGGGGATTCTAATGCGACTAGGTCACTGCCTCTTCCGCTACGACTTGGGAGCTCACGGCATACAAGGCAAAGATGACTTTCATTGGATGGATCGCCTAAAATACGTTGGGCTGCGTTGCCGGGGGCGCGCATGGAAAAACCTATGCTTCTTCAACCTAATTTCTTACACGGAAAGCCTTGTTCCACTTAATGCTAAGGCGAGCTCGCAGGCCTTGCAGTAA
- the LOC117858133 gene encoding uncharacterized protein isoform X2 has translation MKFGKNIKIHARFPSSWILWHNELFEEEKAEKKKDLGMRKNKNLKILIFSQFISMLDRIEIALKAIGKEGDTIRIDGSMERTERDQKIKKFSSQVEDAPKIFLLSARVGGEGLNLTAATRVIIVDPSWNISDDNQIADRVFRIGQKEDVTVYRLVTCMTIEEDIYKTQILKGNLARAILEGKVCSPLVELEDRKFIRLPECGFNSSKTQQLLETLMGDILEMRSRHQRFLQKHHLVAGLTNQEVISSHEEISLIDLPLSESDEEASSSEERHATKASKGAKSYKQERQNVRSLNEKPKSCHHSKKRDDASLEHEEDSLTTTSRRIYIPANKVGALIGTGGHTIERIKIRSSAIIRINPDGHWRGKFPDPCPVEIRGTLREITTAVQLITEAVSKENETYIEGATDGGVEIHFSVPQHMIGLIIGSGGRRVQSIEHESGARISHIKHESKFRIRGTLEEVNNAKGIMSDIINKHAGSSSYGGEGKRILKQDHKAQVSGESTHDRPPGSFYTTRATGLSSGRGSGHMYRSAMDHTLRPPQGMPSPRARSEYYGERGTGIAFSPPGNFEHQLEGQNYHPRIGPEDCRDQIQDTVLWPGEEPPTKG, from the exons ATGAAGTttggaaaaaatataaaaattcaTGCAAGATTTCCTTCATCTTGGATCTTGTGGCAC AATGAACTATTTGAGGAAGAGAAGgctgagaaaaaaaaggatctG GGTATGAGGAAAAACAAGAACCTGAAGATACTTATCTTCTCACAATTCATTTCTATGCTCGATAGAATAGAG ATAGCACTTAAAGCTATAGGAAAAGAAGGTGATACTATTCGAATTGATGGATCCATGGAGAGGACAGAAAGAGATCAAAAGATTAAG AAATTTAGTTCTCAAGTTGAAGATGCTCCTAAAATTTTTTTGCTCAGTGCAAGAGTGGGTGGTGAAGGCCTGAACCTGACTGCAGCAACCAGGGTTATCATCGTTGATCCGTCATGGAACATAAG TGATGACAATCAGATAGCTGACAGGGTCTTTAGAATTGGCCAAAAAGAGGATGTTACCGTATACAGGCTTGTGACCTGCATGACAATTGAAGAAGACATATATAAAACTCAG ATACTAAAAGGTAATTTGGCCAGAGCAATATTGGAAGGAAAGGTTTGTTCACCTTTAGTTGAACTCGAG GACCGGAAATTTATTAGACTTCCAGAGTGTGGTTTTAATTCTTCAAAAACACAGCAGCTGCTGGAAACTCTGATGGGAGATATACTTGAAAT GAGAAGTAGACACCAAAGGTTTTTGCAGAAACATCATCTTGTTGCCGGATTGACAAACCAGGAAGTTATTTCTTCCCATGAGGAAATATCACTTATTGATTTACCCCTGAGTGAAAG TGATGAGGAGGCCAGTTCCTCAGAGGAAAGACATGCTACAAAGGCTAGCAAAGGTGCTAAAAGCTATAAACAGGAACGACAAAAT GTACGTTCCTTGAATGAGAAACCCAAAAGCTGTCATCATTCCAAGAAGCGAGATGATGCATCATTAGAACATGAAGAAGATTCACTTACCACTACTTCTCGGAGAATTTATATTCCTGCGAATAAG GTCGGTGCGCTTATTGGCACGGGTGGACATACAATCGAAAGGATTAAAATAAGATCCTCTGCAATTATTAGAATAAATCCAGATGGGCACTGGAGAGGTAAATTTCCTGACCCCTGCCCGGTTGAAATCCGGGGTACACTCAGGGAGATAACTACGGCTGTGCAACTCATCACGGAAGCCGTTTCCAAG GAAAATGAAACATATATTGAAGGTGCAACAGATGGTGGTGTAGAAATTCATTTTTCTGTCCCACAGCACATG ATCGGGCTGATCATTGGGAGCGGTGGCCGAAGAGTGCAAAGCATAGAACATGAGTCTGGTGCTCGTATTAGT CATATAAAGCATGAAAGTAAATTCAGGATCCGTGGTACCTTAGAAGAAGTAAACAATGCTAAAGGAATTATGTCAGACATCATTAACAAG CATGCTGGCTCTTCGTCCTATGGAGGTGAAGGTAAACGGATTCTGAAACAAGATCACAAGGCTCAGGTTTCAGGCGAGTCAACACATGACAGGCCTCCTGGAAGTTTCTACACAACCAGGGCTACAG GATTGAGTTCTGGGCGTGGCAGTGGCCACATGTACAGATCTGCCATGGACCACACACTGCGGCCACCACAGGGAATGCCTTCTCCACGTGCGAGGTCCGAGTACTATGGTGAAAGGGGCACTGGGATTGCATTCAGCCCTCCTGGAAACTTTGAGCATCAGTTGGAGGGGCAAAATTATCATCCAAGGATAGGGCCAGAAGACTGCAGAGATCAGATTCAGGATACAGTGCTGTGGCCGGGGGAGGAACCTCCAACCAAGGGTTAG
- the LOC117858133 gene encoding uncharacterized protein isoform X4, producing MKFGKNIKIHARFPSSWILWHNELFEEEKAEKKKDLGMRKNKNLKILIFSQFISMLDRIEIALKAIGKEGDTIRIDGSMERTERDQKIKKFSSQVEDAPKIFLLSARVGGEGLNLTAATRVIIVDPSWNISDDNQIADRVFRIGQKEDVTVYRLVTCMTIEEDIYKTQILKGNLARAILEGKVCSPLVELEDRKFIRLPECGFNSSKTQQLLETLMGDILEMRSRHQRFLQKHHLVAGLTNQEVISSHEEISLIDLPLSESSDEEASSSEERHATKASKGAKSYKQERQNVRSLNEKPKSCHHSKKRDDASLEHEEDSLTTTSRRIYIPANKVGALIGTGGHTIERIKIRSSAIIRINPDGHWRGKFPDPCPVEIRGTLREITTAVQLITEAVSKENETYIEGATDGGVEIHFSVPQHMHAGSSSYGGEGKRILKQDHKAQVSGESTHDRPPGSFYTTRATGLSSGRGSGHMYRSAMDHTLRPPQGMPSPRARSEYYGERGTGIAFSPPGNFEHQLEGQNYHPRIGPEDCRDQIQDTVLWPGEEPPTKG from the exons ATGAAGTttggaaaaaatataaaaattcaTGCAAGATTTCCTTCATCTTGGATCTTGTGGCAC AATGAACTATTTGAGGAAGAGAAGgctgagaaaaaaaaggatctG GGTATGAGGAAAAACAAGAACCTGAAGATACTTATCTTCTCACAATTCATTTCTATGCTCGATAGAATAGAG ATAGCACTTAAAGCTATAGGAAAAGAAGGTGATACTATTCGAATTGATGGATCCATGGAGAGGACAGAAAGAGATCAAAAGATTAAG AAATTTAGTTCTCAAGTTGAAGATGCTCCTAAAATTTTTTTGCTCAGTGCAAGAGTGGGTGGTGAAGGCCTGAACCTGACTGCAGCAACCAGGGTTATCATCGTTGATCCGTCATGGAACATAAG TGATGACAATCAGATAGCTGACAGGGTCTTTAGAATTGGCCAAAAAGAGGATGTTACCGTATACAGGCTTGTGACCTGCATGACAATTGAAGAAGACATATATAAAACTCAG ATACTAAAAGGTAATTTGGCCAGAGCAATATTGGAAGGAAAGGTTTGTTCACCTTTAGTTGAACTCGAG GACCGGAAATTTATTAGACTTCCAGAGTGTGGTTTTAATTCTTCAAAAACACAGCAGCTGCTGGAAACTCTGATGGGAGATATACTTGAAAT GAGAAGTAGACACCAAAGGTTTTTGCAGAAACATCATCTTGTTGCCGGATTGACAAACCAGGAAGTTATTTCTTCCCATGAGGAAATATCACTTATTGATTTACCCCTGAGTGAAAG TAGTGATGAGGAGGCCAGTTCCTCAGAGGAAAGACATGCTACAAAGGCTAGCAAAGGTGCTAAAAGCTATAAACAGGAACGACAAAAT GTACGTTCCTTGAATGAGAAACCCAAAAGCTGTCATCATTCCAAGAAGCGAGATGATGCATCATTAGAACATGAAGAAGATTCACTTACCACTACTTCTCGGAGAATTTATATTCCTGCGAATAAG GTCGGTGCGCTTATTGGCACGGGTGGACATACAATCGAAAGGATTAAAATAAGATCCTCTGCAATTATTAGAATAAATCCAGATGGGCACTGGAGAGGTAAATTTCCTGACCCCTGCCCGGTTGAAATCCGGGGTACACTCAGGGAGATAACTACGGCTGTGCAACTCATCACGGAAGCCGTTTCCAAG GAAAATGAAACATATATTGAAGGTGCAACAGATGGTGGTGTAGAAATTCATTTTTCTGTCCCACAGCACATG CATGCTGGCTCTTCGTCCTATGGAGGTGAAGGTAAACGGATTCTGAAACAAGATCACAAGGCTCAGGTTTCAGGCGAGTCAACACATGACAGGCCTCCTGGAAGTTTCTACACAACCAGGGCTACAG GATTGAGTTCTGGGCGTGGCAGTGGCCACATGTACAGATCTGCCATGGACCACACACTGCGGCCACCACAGGGAATGCCTTCTCCACGTGCGAGGTCCGAGTACTATGGTGAAAGGGGCACTGGGATTGCATTCAGCCCTCCTGGAAACTTTGAGCATCAGTTGGAGGGGCAAAATTATCATCCAAGGATAGGGCCAGAAGACTGCAGAGATCAGATTCAGGATACAGTGCTGTGGCCGGGGGAGGAACCTCCAACCAAGGGTTAG
- the LOC117858134 gene encoding putative F-box protein At2g02030 isoform X1 has translation MGHPRPVRGWRRRRYLTSATEEGGESIKRCAGVASGNRALTNTASKRKRKRKRDTPELFDEIVWEILIRLPVKSLVRFRSVSKAWRAIISDPSFVRAHLHFCRQTQHQNPSFLISPHFYLQRRRRATAKALSTNIRFYQWHLKKETWSTATLVYGRHFPAGEFGTVSQMVHCDGLVLLSTNTKAYVFNPATRDAIALPESKRNALSLHDTCLPIGLGMDASTGRYKVARAFYRPSDDDPMRMAAMGMEVFTIGGEDGSWREILEDPPYLMASFWQAAAHCKGCLFYFIDKKNHQNPPQGLIRFNLQDETFGITPLIPDLLPQVEDDDIALSELDGELCACFFSKWLQRLMIFTTGHILDRSDDAHWRCRYVIDLPECHPMALHGSGGILMRLGHCLFRYDLGAHGIQGKDDFHWMDRLKYVGLRCRGRAWKNLCFFNLISYTESLVPLNAKASSQALQ, from the exons ATGGGTCACCCACGTCCTGTTCGTGGATGGCGCCGTCGGCGCTACCTGACCTCGGCGACAGAGGAAGGTGGAGAGAGCATAAAACGTTGTGCGGGTGTGGCGAGCGGCAACCGGGCCCTGACTAAT ACGGCCAgtaagaggaagaggaagaggaagagggatACACCTGAGCTGTTCGACGAGATCGTCTGGGAGATCTTAATCCGGCTGCCTGTGAAATCCCTGGTGAGGTTCAGATCCGTCAGCAAGGCCTGGCGCGCCATCATCTCCGACCCCTCCTTTGTTCGTGCGCACCTCCACTTCTGCAGACAGACCCAGCATCAGAACCCATCTTTCCTCATCAGCCcccatttttatctgcagcgaCGGCGTCGTGCAACTGCCAAGGCTctctccaccaacatccgctTCTACCAATGGCATTTAAAAAAGGAGACTTGGAGCACTGCAACGCTTGTCTACGGGAGGCACTTCCCAGCTGGCGAGTTTGGGACGGTGTCCCAAATGGTACACTGCGATGGCTTggtcttgctctccaccaacaccAAGGCCTACGTCTTCAACCCGGCCACAAGGGACGCCATTGCGCTGCCAGAGAGCAAGCGCAACGCGCTGTCGCTGCATGATACGTGCCTTCCTATAGGCTTGGGTATGGATGCTTCCACAGGCAGATACAAGGTTGCACGCGCTTTCTATCGCCCCAGCGACGACGATCCCATGAGGATGGCTGCCATGGGCATGGAGGTCTTCACCATTGGTGGCGAAGACGGCTCCTGGAGGGAAATCTTGGAGGATCCACCCTACCTCATGGCGAGCTTCTGGCAGGCCGCCGCACATTGCAAGGGTTGCCTATTTTATTTCATTGATAAGAAAAACCATCAAAATCCCCCGCAGGGGCTAATCCGTTTCAATCTTCAAGACGAAACGTTCGGTATCACTCCATTGATTCCCGACCTGCTTCCTCAAGTTGAAGATGATGATATTGCTTTGAGCGAGCTTGATGGGGAGCTATGCGCTTGTTTCTTCTCCAAGTGGTTGCAACGACTAATGATCTTTACAACAGGACATATCTTGGATCGTTCGGACGATGCGCATTGGAGATGCCGTTATGTGATCGATTTACCTGAATGCCATCCAATGGCCTTACATGGCAGTGGGGGGATTCTAATGCGACTAGGTCACTGCCTCTTCCGCTACGACTTGGGAGCTCACGGCATACAAGGCAAAGATGACTTTCATTGGATGGATCGCCTAAAATACGTTGGGCTGCGTTGCCGGGGGCGCGCATGGAAAAACCTATGCTTCTTCAACCTAATTTCTTACACGGAAAGCCTTGTTCCACTTAATGCTAAGGCGAGCTCGCAGGCCTTGCAGTAA
- the LOC117858133 gene encoding uncharacterized protein isoform X1 yields MKFGKNIKIHARFPSSWILWHNELFEEEKAEKKKDLGMRKNKNLKILIFSQFISMLDRIEIALKAIGKEGDTIRIDGSMERTERDQKIKKFSSQVEDAPKIFLLSARVGGEGLNLTAATRVIIVDPSWNISDDNQIADRVFRIGQKEDVTVYRLVTCMTIEEDIYKTQILKGNLARAILEGKVCSPLVELEDRKFIRLPECGFNSSKTQQLLETLMGDILEMRSRHQRFLQKHHLVAGLTNQEVISSHEEISLIDLPLSESSDEEASSSEERHATKASKGAKSYKQERQNVRSLNEKPKSCHHSKKRDDASLEHEEDSLTTTSRRIYIPANKVGALIGTGGHTIERIKIRSSAIIRINPDGHWRGKFPDPCPVEIRGTLREITTAVQLITEAVSKENETYIEGATDGGVEIHFSVPQHMIGLIIGSGGRRVQSIEHESGARISHIKHESKFRIRGTLEEVNNAKGIMSDIINKHAGSSSYGGEGKRILKQDHKAQVSGESTHDRPPGSFYTTRATGLSSGRGSGHMYRSAMDHTLRPPQGMPSPRARSEYYGERGTGIAFSPPGNFEHQLEGQNYHPRIGPEDCRDQIQDTVLWPGEEPPTKG; encoded by the exons ATGAAGTttggaaaaaatataaaaattcaTGCAAGATTTCCTTCATCTTGGATCTTGTGGCAC AATGAACTATTTGAGGAAGAGAAGgctgagaaaaaaaaggatctG GGTATGAGGAAAAACAAGAACCTGAAGATACTTATCTTCTCACAATTCATTTCTATGCTCGATAGAATAGAG ATAGCACTTAAAGCTATAGGAAAAGAAGGTGATACTATTCGAATTGATGGATCCATGGAGAGGACAGAAAGAGATCAAAAGATTAAG AAATTTAGTTCTCAAGTTGAAGATGCTCCTAAAATTTTTTTGCTCAGTGCAAGAGTGGGTGGTGAAGGCCTGAACCTGACTGCAGCAACCAGGGTTATCATCGTTGATCCGTCATGGAACATAAG TGATGACAATCAGATAGCTGACAGGGTCTTTAGAATTGGCCAAAAAGAGGATGTTACCGTATACAGGCTTGTGACCTGCATGACAATTGAAGAAGACATATATAAAACTCAG ATACTAAAAGGTAATTTGGCCAGAGCAATATTGGAAGGAAAGGTTTGTTCACCTTTAGTTGAACTCGAG GACCGGAAATTTATTAGACTTCCAGAGTGTGGTTTTAATTCTTCAAAAACACAGCAGCTGCTGGAAACTCTGATGGGAGATATACTTGAAAT GAGAAGTAGACACCAAAGGTTTTTGCAGAAACATCATCTTGTTGCCGGATTGACAAACCAGGAAGTTATTTCTTCCCATGAGGAAATATCACTTATTGATTTACCCCTGAGTGAAAG TAGTGATGAGGAGGCCAGTTCCTCAGAGGAAAGACATGCTACAAAGGCTAGCAAAGGTGCTAAAAGCTATAAACAGGAACGACAAAAT GTACGTTCCTTGAATGAGAAACCCAAAAGCTGTCATCATTCCAAGAAGCGAGATGATGCATCATTAGAACATGAAGAAGATTCACTTACCACTACTTCTCGGAGAATTTATATTCCTGCGAATAAG GTCGGTGCGCTTATTGGCACGGGTGGACATACAATCGAAAGGATTAAAATAAGATCCTCTGCAATTATTAGAATAAATCCAGATGGGCACTGGAGAGGTAAATTTCCTGACCCCTGCCCGGTTGAAATCCGGGGTACACTCAGGGAGATAACTACGGCTGTGCAACTCATCACGGAAGCCGTTTCCAAG GAAAATGAAACATATATTGAAGGTGCAACAGATGGTGGTGTAGAAATTCATTTTTCTGTCCCACAGCACATG ATCGGGCTGATCATTGGGAGCGGTGGCCGAAGAGTGCAAAGCATAGAACATGAGTCTGGTGCTCGTATTAGT CATATAAAGCATGAAAGTAAATTCAGGATCCGTGGTACCTTAGAAGAAGTAAACAATGCTAAAGGAATTATGTCAGACATCATTAACAAG CATGCTGGCTCTTCGTCCTATGGAGGTGAAGGTAAACGGATTCTGAAACAAGATCACAAGGCTCAGGTTTCAGGCGAGTCAACACATGACAGGCCTCCTGGAAGTTTCTACACAACCAGGGCTACAG GATTGAGTTCTGGGCGTGGCAGTGGCCACATGTACAGATCTGCCATGGACCACACACTGCGGCCACCACAGGGAATGCCTTCTCCACGTGCGAGGTCCGAGTACTATGGTGAAAGGGGCACTGGGATTGCATTCAGCCCTCCTGGAAACTTTGAGCATCAGTTGGAGGGGCAAAATTATCATCCAAGGATAGGGCCAGAAGACTGCAGAGATCAGATTCAGGATACAGTGCTGTGGCCGGGGGAGGAACCTCCAACCAAGGGTTAG
- the LOC117858133 gene encoding uncharacterized protein isoform X3 yields MKFGKNIKIHARFPSSWILWHNELFEEEKAEKKKDLGMRKNKNLKILIFSQFISMLDRIEIALKAIGKEGDTIRIDGSMERTERDQKIKKFSSQVEDAPKIFLLSARVGGEGLNLTAATRVIIVDPSWNIRVFRIGQKEDVTVYRLVTCMTIEEDIYKTQILKGNLARAILEGKVCSPLVELEDRKFIRLPECGFNSSKTQQLLETLMGDILEMRSRHQRFLQKHHLVAGLTNQEVISSHEEISLIDLPLSESSDEEASSSEERHATKASKGAKSYKQERQNVRSLNEKPKSCHHSKKRDDASLEHEEDSLTTTSRRIYIPANKVGALIGTGGHTIERIKIRSSAIIRINPDGHWRGKFPDPCPVEIRGTLREITTAVQLITEAVSKENETYIEGATDGGVEIHFSVPQHMIGLIIGSGGRRVQSIEHESGARISHIKHESKFRIRGTLEEVNNAKGIMSDIINKHAGSSSYGGEGKRILKQDHKAQVSGESTHDRPPGSFYTTRATGLSSGRGSGHMYRSAMDHTLRPPQGMPSPRARSEYYGERGTGIAFSPPGNFEHQLEGQNYHPRIGPEDCRDQIQDTVLWPGEEPPTKG; encoded by the exons ATGAAGTttggaaaaaatataaaaattcaTGCAAGATTTCCTTCATCTTGGATCTTGTGGCAC AATGAACTATTTGAGGAAGAGAAGgctgagaaaaaaaaggatctG GGTATGAGGAAAAACAAGAACCTGAAGATACTTATCTTCTCACAATTCATTTCTATGCTCGATAGAATAGAG ATAGCACTTAAAGCTATAGGAAAAGAAGGTGATACTATTCGAATTGATGGATCCATGGAGAGGACAGAAAGAGATCAAAAGATTAAG AAATTTAGTTCTCAAGTTGAAGATGCTCCTAAAATTTTTTTGCTCAGTGCAAGAGTGGGTGGTGAAGGCCTGAACCTGACTGCAGCAACCAGGGTTATCATCGTTGATCCGTCATGGAACATAAG GGTCTTTAGAATTGGCCAAAAAGAGGATGTTACCGTATACAGGCTTGTGACCTGCATGACAATTGAAGAAGACATATATAAAACTCAG ATACTAAAAGGTAATTTGGCCAGAGCAATATTGGAAGGAAAGGTTTGTTCACCTTTAGTTGAACTCGAG GACCGGAAATTTATTAGACTTCCAGAGTGTGGTTTTAATTCTTCAAAAACACAGCAGCTGCTGGAAACTCTGATGGGAGATATACTTGAAAT GAGAAGTAGACACCAAAGGTTTTTGCAGAAACATCATCTTGTTGCCGGATTGACAAACCAGGAAGTTATTTCTTCCCATGAGGAAATATCACTTATTGATTTACCCCTGAGTGAAAG TAGTGATGAGGAGGCCAGTTCCTCAGAGGAAAGACATGCTACAAAGGCTAGCAAAGGTGCTAAAAGCTATAAACAGGAACGACAAAAT GTACGTTCCTTGAATGAGAAACCCAAAAGCTGTCATCATTCCAAGAAGCGAGATGATGCATCATTAGAACATGAAGAAGATTCACTTACCACTACTTCTCGGAGAATTTATATTCCTGCGAATAAG GTCGGTGCGCTTATTGGCACGGGTGGACATACAATCGAAAGGATTAAAATAAGATCCTCTGCAATTATTAGAATAAATCCAGATGGGCACTGGAGAGGTAAATTTCCTGACCCCTGCCCGGTTGAAATCCGGGGTACACTCAGGGAGATAACTACGGCTGTGCAACTCATCACGGAAGCCGTTTCCAAG GAAAATGAAACATATATTGAAGGTGCAACAGATGGTGGTGTAGAAATTCATTTTTCTGTCCCACAGCACATG ATCGGGCTGATCATTGGGAGCGGTGGCCGAAGAGTGCAAAGCATAGAACATGAGTCTGGTGCTCGTATTAGT CATATAAAGCATGAAAGTAAATTCAGGATCCGTGGTACCTTAGAAGAAGTAAACAATGCTAAAGGAATTATGTCAGACATCATTAACAAG CATGCTGGCTCTTCGTCCTATGGAGGTGAAGGTAAACGGATTCTGAAACAAGATCACAAGGCTCAGGTTTCAGGCGAGTCAACACATGACAGGCCTCCTGGAAGTTTCTACACAACCAGGGCTACAG GATTGAGTTCTGGGCGTGGCAGTGGCCACATGTACAGATCTGCCATGGACCACACACTGCGGCCACCACAGGGAATGCCTTCTCCACGTGCGAGGTCCGAGTACTATGGTGAAAGGGGCACTGGGATTGCATTCAGCCCTCCTGGAAACTTTGAGCATCAGTTGGAGGGGCAAAATTATCATCCAAGGATAGGGCCAGAAGACTGCAGAGATCAGATTCAGGATACAGTGCTGTGGCCGGGGGAGGAACCTCCAACCAAGGGTTAG
- the LOC140222777 gene encoding uncharacterized protein — MHHLKLVRYMRAQSDPWFAEYLLRIGGGTEEVNGDGDVCLPDDICVPYSGDSEKDLDRLIECIFPNLNANMTNKDYITSRAILSTRNDWVDNINIKMIGMFQGGEMVYHSFDSAIDDPHNYYPSEFLNTLTPNRLPPHLLKLKIGYPVILLRNIDPANGLCNGTRATARTNIKILALPPNVEADEEHTKRKEKKKASKKVNGQGNQNNNEQKGTSVKKKRVPTVDGTYTKNIVYKEVLTP; from the exons GAGTGACCCGTGGTTTGCGGAATATCTACTGCGCATTGGTGGTGGCACGGAGGAGGTTAATGGAGATGGTGATGTGTGTCTTCCTGACGATATATGTGTCCCGTACTCTGGGGATTCTGAGAAAGATCTTGACAGGTTGATTGAATGCATCTTTCCAAACCTCAATGCAAACATGACAAACAAGGACTACATCACCTCCAGAGCGATTCTATCTACACGTAATGATTGGGTGGACAATATTAATAtcaagatgatcggcatgttccaGGGTGGGGAGATGGTGTACCATAGTTTCGACTCCGCGATTGATGATCCGCATAACTACTATCCGTCGGAGTTCCTTAACACATTGACTCCCAACAGGCTTCCTCCACATTTGCTAAAGCTCAAGATCGGCTACCCGGTCATATTGCTTAGGAATATCGACCCTGCGAATGGGCTGTGCAATGGTACAAG AGCCACAGCTAGAACGAATATCAAGATCCTCGCCCTCCCACCTAACGTAGAGGCAGACGAGGAACATActaaaaggaaggaaaagaaaaaagcttCTAAGAAAGTGAACGGCCAGGGTAATCAAAATAACAATGAACAAAAAGGTACATcagtgaagaagaaaagggtacCAACTGTAGATGGCACGTATACGAAGAATATTGTATACAAGGAGGTTCTAACACCATAG